One Spirochaetota bacterium genomic window carries:
- a CDS encoding Zn-ribbon domain-containing OB-fold protein — translation MSFDMTKPLPEVQPWSQKFWEGTKQGKLLIQVCKDCSSKIFYPRKYCPECWSDKLDWIEASGKGKIFTFSTAYSMVEPRFMDELPYTVAYVDLEEGIRMMTRIVDCDPKDIKIGMDVEVTFSQRENFYMPYFKPVKK, via the coding sequence ATGAGCTTTGACATGACAAAACCATTACCGGAAGTACAGCCCTGGTCTCAAAAATTCTGGGAAGGGACCAAACAGGGAAAGCTTCTCATACAGGTCTGCAAGGATTGCAGTTCGAAGATCTTTTATCCGCGCAAATACTGCCCCGAGTGCTGGTCGGATAAGCTGGACTGGATCGAGGCAAGCGGCAAGGGGAAGATTTTTACATTTTCCACCGCCTACAGCATGGTGGAGCCCCGGTTCATGGACGAGCTTCCCTACACGGTCGCCTATGTAGACCTGGAGGAGGGGATCAGGATGATGACCAGGATCGTCGATTGCGATCCGAAGGATATAAAGATCGGTATGGATGTGGAAGTCACCTTTTCCCAGCGGGAGAACTTCTACATGCCTTACTTCAAACCGGTGAAGAAATAA
- a CDS encoding MerR family transcriptional regulator, translating into MAATAMNSINYYKMSELSRISSTPIPTIRFYIKEGLLPPAIKTSKTAGYYTDDHLERLKIIKKMQTDEQKPLALIKEELDRRPYASAPDGDTVIASSEKRNAIVAAAVDLFLNNGLGETSIDDIVNKASIGKGTFYKYFKDKDDLFFQCADSIFYKMYSHVWQEIKDERDMTRHLFKRGDAFFESYPKWIDMMNQVRRASIGSNPFYKDKFKAILDQIIKPIARDIEALKVEGKIEKDLDCLGAAYMLMGMTEYAAWLAYNGDCNTEEISMTLRDLINNGIGKKQ; encoded by the coding sequence ATGGCTGCAACAGCGATGAATTCGATCAATTATTATAAGATGTCAGAGCTTTCACGGATCTCATCAACACCGATACCCACGATCCGGTTTTATATAAAGGAGGGGCTTCTTCCCCCCGCCATCAAAACAAGCAAAACGGCGGGGTATTATACAGACGACCACCTGGAACGTTTAAAGATTATTAAAAAAATGCAGACGGATGAACAAAAACCCCTTGCATTGATAAAAGAGGAGCTCGACCGAAGGCCTTACGCGTCCGCCCCCGACGGCGATACGGTTATCGCGTCCAGCGAAAAAAGAAACGCCATCGTCGCGGCTGCCGTGGATCTTTTTCTCAATAATGGGCTGGGAGAAACCAGCATTGATGATATTGTAAATAAAGCAAGCATTGGAAAAGGCACTTTCTACAAGTACTTCAAGGACAAGGATGACCTGTTCTTCCAGTGCGCCGATTCCATATTTTATAAAATGTACAGTCATGTCTGGCAGGAAATCAAAGACGAACGCGATATGACCAGGCACCTGTTCAAGCGAGGCGACGCGTTTTTCGAGTCATATCCGAAATGGATAGATATGATGAACCAGGTCCGGCGCGCATCGATCGGCAGCAACCCTTTTTATAAAGATAAATTTAAAGCTATCCTTGACCAGATAATCAAGCCAATCGCGCGGGATATCGAAGCTTTAAAGGTGGAAGGAAAAATAGAAAAAGATCTGGACTGCCTCGGCGCCGCGTACATGCTCATGGGCATGACGGAATATGCCGCCTGGCTCGCGTATAACGGTGATTGCAATACAGAAGAGATATCCATGACATTGCGGGACTTAATTAACAATGGTATAGGGAAAAAACAGTAA
- a CDS encoding MerR family transcriptional regulator, protein MSIKENITISELSRLCGIPTSTIRFYLREGLISPPQKKGKTRAYYNNGHIKQLKTLKQLRSKDKLSIEEIKRNHSISLNTADSVIGQSQSLDRKDDIITAAIELFRSKGYDDISINDIAEKSSISKATFYKHFSDKEELFYECADRVFYDIDREFNELLNEKDVIKRLSLRGSLFIKTHRHMIDMLQLVRGTSSGLEAKNRLKLNRIIANLAGPIATDLNDGIRQGFFKEMNTHIVAHLLMGVAEYGIYFCDGKSSDEIDQFINRGIRVVLNGIMQNQEINRNE, encoded by the coding sequence ATGAGTATCAAAGAAAATATAACCATATCAGAGCTTTCCCGTTTATGTGGGATCCCGACATCAACAATCCGGTTTTACCTGCGGGAAGGTCTTATCTCACCACCTCAAAAAAAAGGAAAGACCAGGGCTTATTATAACAATGGCCATATTAAACAGTTAAAAACGCTCAAACAGCTGCGCAGTAAAGATAAGCTATCAATTGAAGAAATTAAAAGAAATCACTCTATCTCATTGAACACGGCAGATAGTGTTATCGGACAATCCCAATCATTAGACAGAAAGGACGATATTATCACGGCCGCAATAGAGTTGTTCAGAAGCAAGGGATACGACGATATAAGCATCAACGACATCGCCGAGAAATCAAGCATAAGCAAAGCCACCTTTTATAAACATTTTTCAGATAAGGAAGAGCTTTTTTATGAATGCGCCGACAGAGTGTTCTATGATATTGACAGGGAATTCAATGAGCTCCTCAACGAAAAAGACGTTATCAAGCGATTGAGCTTGCGGGGTTCCCTATTTATTAAAACCCACCGGCACATGATAGATATGCTTCAACTCGTGCGGGGGACTTCTTCGGGGTTAGAGGCTAAAAACAGGCTGAAGCTCAACCGGATTATCGCAAACCTTGCCGGCCCTATCGCCACCGATCTGAACGATGGCATACGGCAGGGCTTTTTCAAGGAAATGAACACGCATATAGTGGCCCACCTGCTCATGGGAGTTGCCGAATACGGGATTTATTTTTGCGATGGGAAAAGCAGTGATGAGATTGATCAATTTATAAATAGGGGAATAAGGGTAGTACTCAATGGCATCATGCAGAATCAAGAAATTAACCGGAATGAGTAA
- a CDS encoding thiolase family protein, producing MSKGKIAIIGIGEVPTRTMPERTRWDILYEVCMQAVKDSGLHKNDIEGTVIVSPQAQERLTGELSFGKLPEELGLKGVKDSVVINAGGASTSNCIRMAEQWIESGIAKAVLIPHVTVHSTIPLPDVVNFFARAGVDLQWEYPYGSTYNIIMGMMANHFMHETGCTEEEMASVVTALRSWASKDPNSIFYGKEVPSVKKVLESDLLNTPLHKRESNITADGGCAMVVVSAEDAKKMKRPAAYKLGESVRYFSGSPILRDFNGVAEGFKVTAKEAMAQAGIRKEDVSIWNCYLAYPLGHPIMAEALEVAPKGQAGKYFLQGRMSFGGDIPWSTIGDAPGRGHTGSGVSAATYVETARQLMGKAGERQVKNCKYVYQNTAGGSGFNNIATIWGRE from the coding sequence ATGAGTAAAGGAAAGATAGCGATTATCGGCATTGGGGAAGTTCCCACGCGCACCATGCCGGAGCGCACACGATGGGACATCCTCTATGAAGTCTGTATGCAAGCGGTAAAGGATTCGGGTCTTCATAAGAATGATATCGAAGGCACCGTGATCGTATCGCCCCAGGCGCAGGAGCGGCTCACCGGGGAGCTCTCTTTCGGGAAGCTGCCGGAGGAACTGGGCCTCAAGGGGGTCAAGGACAGCGTGGTAATAAACGCCGGCGGCGCGTCCACTTCCAATTGCATCAGGATGGCGGAACAGTGGATAGAGAGCGGTATTGCAAAAGCCGTGCTGATTCCACACGTTACGGTCCATTCGACCATACCGCTCCCCGATGTGGTGAATTTCTTCGCCCGGGCCGGCGTCGACCTCCAGTGGGAATATCCCTACGGATCCACGTACAACATCATCATGGGAATGATGGCGAACCATTTTATGCATGAAACAGGATGCACTGAAGAGGAAATGGCCTCGGTCGTGACCGCCCTCCGCAGCTGGGCGTCAAAAGACCCGAATTCGATATTTTACGGTAAAGAAGTTCCGTCAGTCAAGAAGGTGCTGGAATCGGATCTTCTCAACACTCCTCTTCACAAACGGGAAAGCAACATCACCGCTGACGGCGGATGCGCCATGGTGGTCGTCTCCGCCGAGGACGCGAAAAAAATGAAGAGGCCCGCGGCGTACAAGCTGGGCGAATCGGTACGATACTTCAGCGGCAGTCCCATTCTCCGCGATTTCAACGGGGTTGCCGAAGGCTTCAAGGTTACCGCAAAGGAAGCCATGGCGCAGGCCGGCATCAGGAAAGAAGATGTCAGCATCTGGAACTGCTACCTGGCCTATCCCCTCGGCCATCCCATCATGGCGGAAGCGCTGGAAGTGGCTCCCAAGGGCCAGGCGGGTAAATACTTTTTACAGGGACGCATGTCCTTCGGCGGCGACATTCCCTGGTCTACGATCGGCGACGCGCCGGGAAGGGGCCATACCGGGTCCGGTGTGAGCGCGGCTACCTATGTCGAAACCGCGCGGCAGCTCATGGGCAAGGCCGGCGAGCGCCAGGTAAAGAACTGCAAATACGTATATCAGAACACGGCCGGCGGGTCCGGGTTCAACAACATAGCCACCATCTGGGGGAGGGAATAA
- a CDS encoding response regulator yields MRFDKKILIVEDELITAENIKECLVRGGYRVAGIAGTADEALGMIANEPPGLALLDIKLRGGMDGVELARRIGEQYDVPVIFLTAFSDESILDRARDTMSYGYLIKPFEDRELTSNIEIAIHKHDADRRVRESELQLKDMNKKLRNTIMGIAEAMAMAVETRDPYTAGHQRRVADLATSIAREMGFAQDTVEGIAVAASIHDIGKLGVPAEILSKPSRLSEIEFKLIKLHPETGYTILKNIDFPWHIADMVHQHHEKMNGTGYPQGLAGDDILVEARIITIADVVEAIVSHRPYRAALGPDVAIDELKKNKGTLYDPGAVDACITVFAGGFTFPKVS; encoded by the coding sequence ATGAGATTTGATAAGAAAATACTTATCGTCGAGGACGAACTCATCACGGCTGAAAACATCAAGGAATGCCTTGTGCGGGGGGGCTACCGCGTTGCCGGGATCGCCGGCACAGCTGATGAAGCCCTCGGCATGATAGCGAATGAGCCGCCCGGGCTGGCACTTCTTGACATCAAGCTGAGGGGCGGCATGGACGGTGTCGAGCTGGCGCGGCGCATCGGCGAACAATACGACGTCCCCGTCATTTTCCTTACGGCTTTTTCGGATGAAAGCATCCTCGATCGCGCCAGGGACACGATGTCGTACGGGTACCTGATCAAGCCCTTCGAGGACCGCGAGCTGACCAGCAATATAGAGATCGCGATCCACAAGCACGATGCGGACCGGAGGGTGCGGGAAAGCGAGTTGCAGCTGAAGGACATGAATAAAAAGCTGCGGAACACCATCATGGGTATCGCGGAGGCTATGGCCATGGCCGTTGAGACAAGGGATCCCTACACCGCCGGCCATCAGCGGCGCGTGGCGGACCTGGCCACGTCCATAGCCCGCGAGATGGGATTCGCGCAGGACACGGTCGAGGGGATCGCCGTGGCTGCGTCGATCCATGATATCGGCAAACTGGGTGTTCCCGCGGAGATCCTGTCGAAGCCGTCGCGCCTGAGCGAAATTGAATTCAAGTTGATTAAGCTGCATCCGGAAACCGGGTACACTATCCTCAAGAACATCGATTTTCCATGGCACATTGCCGACATGGTGCACCAGCATCACGAAAAGATGAACGGTACCGGCTATCCCCAGGGGTTGGCCGGAGACGACATTCTCGTGGAGGCCAGGATCATTACCATCGCCGACGTGGTCGAGGCCATCGTCTCGCACAGGCCCTACAGGGCCGCGCTGGGGCCGGATGTCGCCATCGATGAGCTGAAGAAAAACAAGGGGACGCTGTATGATCCCGGAGCGGTGGACGCGTGCATTACGGTTTTCGCCGGGGGGTTCACATTCCCGAAGGTTTCATAG
- a CDS encoding TonB-dependent receptor, which yields MQHTWKNLFTTLLAVLFLYNQASSQPAGKDPDITKKDTAKESEQAPPDDKEKEEKHGKTSGEIVITATKTGINKKETGSSITVITAEEIDRTKKMKVVDILKNTPGISVSQSSPMGGLADLYMRGTASNHTTVLIDGVKVNEPSSPGHGFDFAHLTTDNIERIEIVRGSQSVMYGSDAIGGVINIITKKGAGKPKVNIQAEGGSFKTFKESAGISGGTDWAYYSFGVSRTDSEGFSRTSTWRGLRKSLLKNRRDGYETTAVSTQLGLKTIHDSWLSMALRFTDSKMKIANGAFEEDINHTFENQNLAMNIKYSIPLFEWWESTLLYSYMFQNQRDKNRPDAYEYATSYATSGGYPSFNYSNMSFKGKMMSGEFKNRFSILEYDEIVCGVTYEKEWASTMPYWFSYSEFYTGAMDHTDPIDKKAGTWAVYGQNHLKLLKRIFVIAGVRYTRPDHFQDSVDYGLSGSFIIPVTETRLKGSMGTGYKIPSLYQLYNKFDRYYQFTWAYLKPERTVSYDAGIEQPLWKDRIVLEINYFSIDYKNLVVYDTFIDNSGRYWNSDALARGVECIGSLKPIDDLAIKGYYTYTRSYDRFLRTGDMIRRPRHQGGVSVNYTFLKKGNINIGFTYVGKRRDYYRFPHFSYMNPYYKVDAAASWWIIDQLQAFVRVENALNKKYDEVRGYRAAPCSVYGGLKAEF from the coding sequence ATGCAACATACCTGGAAAAATCTTTTTACTACCCTGTTGGCTGTTCTTTTCCTTTACAATCAGGCGTCAAGTCAGCCTGCCGGAAAAGACCCGGACATCACAAAGAAAGATACCGCAAAAGAATCGGAACAAGCCCCGCCCGACGACAAGGAGAAAGAAGAAAAACACGGTAAAACCAGCGGGGAAATCGTTATCACCGCGACAAAGACCGGTATCAACAAAAAAGAAACCGGATCATCCATCACCGTTATTACAGCTGAGGAGATCGACCGGACGAAAAAAATGAAAGTCGTGGACATCCTCAAGAACACGCCGGGCATATCCGTCTCACAGAGCTCGCCCATGGGAGGGTTGGCGGACCTGTACATGCGCGGCACCGCGTCAAATCATACGACGGTCCTTATAGATGGAGTTAAAGTCAATGAACCATCCTCTCCTGGTCATGGCTTCGATTTCGCCCATCTCACCACGGACAATATCGAGCGGATTGAGATCGTTCGCGGGTCCCAGAGCGTCATGTACGGCTCCGACGCCATCGGCGGCGTCATCAACATCATCACAAAAAAGGGCGCGGGAAAACCGAAGGTGAACATCCAGGCCGAGGGCGGGTCCTTTAAAACCTTCAAGGAATCCGCCGGCATCAGCGGGGGCACCGATTGGGCCTACTATTCCTTCGGCGTGTCCCGGACCGATTCGGAGGGGTTCTCGCGGACTTCCACATGGCGGGGCCTGCGCAAATCCCTTCTGAAGAACCGTCGCGACGGCTACGAGACCACGGCGGTATCCACGCAGCTGGGCCTGAAGACCATCCATGACAGCTGGCTTTCAATGGCGCTCCGGTTTACCGACTCAAAAATGAAAATCGCCAATGGAGCCTTCGAGGAAGACATCAACCATACGTTCGAAAACCAGAACCTGGCCATGAACATCAAGTACAGCATTCCCCTGTTCGAGTGGTGGGAATCCACCCTCCTCTATTCATACATGTTCCAGAATCAGCGGGACAAGAACAGGCCCGACGCCTATGAATACGCGACCTCCTATGCGACAAGCGGCGGTTATCCATCGTTCAACTACTCCAACATGTCCTTCAAAGGCAAGATGATGTCCGGAGAATTCAAAAACAGGTTCTCCATCCTGGAATATGACGAGATCGTCTGCGGCGTGACCTATGAAAAAGAATGGGCCTCCACCATGCCCTACTGGTTTTCCTATAGCGAATTCTACACCGGCGCCATGGATCACACCGACCCCATTGATAAAAAAGCCGGAACCTGGGCTGTCTACGGGCAGAACCACCTGAAGCTGCTGAAGCGGATATTCGTCATTGCCGGGGTCCGCTACACCAGGCCCGATCATTTTCAAGACAGCGTTGATTACGGATTGTCCGGGTCATTCATCATCCCGGTTACCGAAACCAGGCTTAAAGGCAGCATGGGCACCGGCTACAAGATCCCGTCCCTGTACCAGCTTTATAATAAATTCGACCGGTATTACCAGTTCACCTGGGCCTACCTGAAGCCGGAGCGTACCGTCAGCTATGACGCCGGCATCGAGCAGCCACTGTGGAAGGACAGGATCGTGCTGGAGATCAACTACTTCAGCATCGATTACAAGAACCTGGTCGTCTATGACACCTTCATCGACAACAGCGGCAGGTACTGGAACAGCGACGCCCTTGCCCGGGGCGTGGAATGCATCGGATCGTTGAAGCCCATCGACGACCTGGCTATCAAGGGATATTACACCTATACCCGCTCCTATGACAGGTTTCTGCGCACCGGCGACATGATCCGCCGTCCGCGCCACCAGGGAGGCGTCTCCGTGAATTACACCTTCCTGAAAAAGGGAAACATAAATATCGGATTCACCTACGTGGGAAAGCGCAGGGATTATTACAGATTCCCTCATTTCAGTTATATGAATCCCTATTACAAGGTCGATGCCGCCGCGTCCTGGTGGATTATCGACCAACTCCAGGCCTTTGTCCGTGTCGAGAACGCCCTCAACAAAAAATACGACGAGGTCCGGGGATACAGGGCGGCTCCCTGCTCGGTCTACGGCGGTTTGAAAGCTGAATTCTGA
- a CDS encoding response regulator, with amino-acid sequence MKMILLVEDNPDDVELTKRAFKKSNVANELMVARDGEEALEMLHGSDRIVPAVVLLDLNLPKIDGLEVLRRIRADERTRLLPVVILTSSREESDLIKGYSNGANSYIRKPVDFDKFIEAIQSLGLYWLVLNELPTAQ; translated from the coding sequence ATGAAAATGATACTGCTTGTCGAGGATAATCCCGATGACGTGGAGCTGACGAAGCGTGCCTTTAAAAAAAGCAATGTCGCCAATGAGCTCATGGTGGCCCGGGATGGAGAGGAGGCCCTTGAAATGCTTCATGGCAGCGACAGGATAGTCCCGGCCGTGGTTCTCCTTGACCTGAATCTACCCAAAATCGACGGCCTGGAAGTCCTCAGGCGCATACGGGCCGACGAACGGACGAGGCTCCTGCCGGTGGTCATTCTCACGTCGTCCCGGGAGGAAAGCGACCTGATCAAGGGATATTCCAACGGCGCGAACAGTTATATACGGAAACCGGTCGATTTCGATAAATTCATAGAGGCGATCCAGAGCCTGGGCCTGTATTGGCTGGTGCTGAACGAACTGCCTACGGCGCAATAG
- a CDS encoding PAS domain S-box protein — MDEKKRISILIVEDSEEDAILLTRELSKAGYDLNFERVQTAEKMRDALGRAEWDAVISDHSMPRFSSFGALVVLKESGRDIPFIIVSGSIGEETAVAVMKAGAHDYIMKGNLKRLAPVLERELVEAEMRRNKRKTEKRLYKSEVRYRQLFEMMMDSFALLEHLGAEDDKPGDFLYIDLNDSYAASLGRTREEIIGKTLREAYPQVGDELFERFVNVVRTGAPDHFEYHSVSARRHFEISAYRPREGHVATVVRDITTRKTAAERQALMGYILETINRENDTHSIIQDAINLLKHHYGFDAVGLRLQQGSDYPYYYYEGFDDNFVMSENDLCAKNKEGAIITGDDGMAALECLCGQVLKGKTDFTAESFTGGGSFWTNDISMLPVMTDTPGSMIRNRNRCAIYGYRSVALIPLRSGEEITGLLQLNSFKKNLFTPDLIEFYESIGLTVGIALKRRRIEEALRESEEKYRTLVENLNDVIYTLNARGDVTYISSGCTRLFSYAAEEIIGRNFRDFIYPDDYEAVYSQFVKTMEGANTALEYRVIDKNNDIHYVRTSVNPVTVDGRVTALNGVLIDTTERKRAEEKIIASLREKEILLREIHHRVKNNMQVISSLMGLQLTYLDKYRNIGDVFYEMQNRIKSMAIVHEKLYQSEDLSKIDFKGYVTSLVATVIQSIRVDPERIAIVYDVAPLSLGIDIAVPCGLILNELLTNAFKYAFPGGRRGSVVVALAAKDEHSYRLSVRDDGVGLPDDFVMETSGSLGMRLVRILTNQIEGTLDIIRNNGVEFIITIPHKLEAAQ; from the coding sequence ATGGACGAAAAGAAGCGCATTAGCATCCTTATCGTAGAGGACTCTGAAGAGGACGCCATTCTTCTGACCAGGGAATTGTCGAAGGCCGGATATGACCTCAATTTCGAGAGGGTGCAAACGGCCGAGAAGATGCGTGACGCCCTCGGGAGAGCGGAATGGGACGCGGTTATCTCCGATCACTCCATGCCTCGCTTCAGCTCCTTCGGCGCCCTTGTCGTGCTGAAAGAGAGCGGCAGGGATATTCCTTTCATCATCGTTTCCGGTTCAATAGGAGAGGAAACGGCCGTCGCAGTCATGAAGGCCGGGGCCCATGACTATATCATGAAGGGAAACCTGAAGCGCCTGGCGCCGGTCCTCGAGCGGGAACTGGTCGAGGCCGAAATGCGGCGCAATAAAAGAAAAACGGAAAAACGTTTGTACAAGAGCGAGGTCCGCTACCGGCAGCTTTTTGAGATGATGATGGACTCCTTTGCGTTGCTGGAGCATCTCGGCGCGGAAGACGATAAGCCGGGGGATTTTCTTTATATAGATCTCAATGATTCCTACGCGGCATCACTGGGGCGCACGCGCGAGGAGATAATCGGGAAAACCCTCCGGGAGGCGTACCCGCAGGTCGGCGATGAGCTGTTCGAGCGTTTCGTGAATGTCGTCCGGACCGGCGCGCCCGATCATTTCGAGTACCATTCCGTGTCGGCGCGCCGCCATTTCGAGATCAGCGCGTACCGTCCCCGCGAGGGCCACGTGGCCACGGTTGTCAGGGACATCACGACGAGAAAAACAGCGGCGGAGCGCCAGGCACTGATGGGCTACATCCTCGAAACGATAAACCGGGAAAACGACACCCACTCGATAATCCAGGATGCTATCAACCTGCTGAAGCACCATTACGGGTTTGACGCGGTGGGCCTGAGGCTCCAGCAGGGAAGCGATTACCCGTACTATTATTATGAAGGGTTTGACGACAACTTCGTCATGTCGGAGAATGACCTTTGCGCAAAAAATAAAGAGGGTGCGATAATCACCGGCGATGACGGCATGGCGGCCCTTGAATGTCTCTGCGGCCAGGTCCTGAAAGGAAAAACCGATTTCACCGCAGAGTCCTTCACCGGCGGCGGGAGCTTCTGGACCAATGATATTTCGATGCTGCCGGTAATGACTGACACGCCGGGTTCAATGATAAGGAACAGGAACAGATGCGCCATCTATGGGTATCGGTCCGTGGCGCTTATCCCGCTTCGGTCCGGCGAGGAGATAACAGGCCTCCTCCAGCTCAATTCCTTCAAAAAAAACCTGTTCACCCCGGACCTGATCGAATTCTATGAAAGCATCGGGCTCACCGTCGGCATCGCCCTGAAGCGCCGGCGCATCGAGGAGGCCCTCCGTGAGAGCGAGGAAAAGTACCGCACCCTGGTGGAAAATCTCAATGACGTGATATACACCCTCAACGCCAGGGGTGATGTTACCTATATAAGTTCAGGGTGCACTCGATTGTTCAGCTATGCCGCTGAAGAGATCATCGGCAGGAACTTCCGGGATTTTATATATCCCGATGACTATGAGGCCGTCTACAGCCAGTTTGTCAAGACGATGGAGGGCGCCAATACCGCCCTCGAGTACAGGGTCATTGACAAGAACAATGATATCCATTACGTGCGGACATCGGTCAATCCGGTGACCGTCGATGGCCGCGTTACGGCGTTAAACGGCGTTCTCATTGATACCACGGAACGGAAGCGCGCCGAGGAAAAAATAATAGCTTCCCTGCGCGAAAAGGAAATCCTTCTCCGGGAAATCCATCACCGTGTCAAGAACAACATGCAGGTCATATCGAGCCTCATGGGCCTACAGCTGACATACCTGGACAAGTACAGGAACATCGGGGACGTATTCTATGAAATGCAAAACCGCATAAAATCAATGGCCATCGTCCACGAAAAGCTGTATCAATCGGAGGATTTAAGCAAAATCGATTTTAAGGGGTACGTAACCAGCCTGGTTGCAACGGTCATTCAATCCATTCGTGTCGATCCTGAGCGGATAGCCATCGTATACGACGTGGCGCCGCTTTCACTCGGCATCGATATCGCCGTGCCCTGCGGCCTCATCCTGAACGAGCTCCTTACCAATGCGTTCAAATACGCCTTTCCTGGCGGCCGCCGCGGTTCCGTTGTCGTCGCCCTGGCCGCCAAAGACGAACACTCGTACCGGCTGTCCGTCAGGGATGACGGCGTGGGCCTTCCCGATGATTTTGTCATGGAGACGTCCGGTTCCCTGGGTATGCGTCTTGTCCGGATATTGACCAACCAGATCGAGGGCACCCTTGATATCATAAGAAATAACGGCGTCGAATTCATCATCACCATTCCTCACAAGCTGGAGGCTGCGCAATGA